The following proteins are co-located in the Myxococcus fulvus genome:
- a CDS encoding GNAT family N-acetyltransferase: protein MTVDVGPCPWVLRPGRADDYPTYVRLFAELGLEDPPPLASMWEQELAARTFLVEGQGGVVGYTSTEALGVMGYVGQLVVAPAARRQGLGRWMMLRTAERFRAQGCQRWSLTVVRDNTPALELYGSLGMRRARQATDLEVTRAHVATLPEAPRGLKVSPVESADWAPLTEAFGMIPGKLARFSSLASHQLWKLTRGTELLGLMDLRSGGAVLYPFFAVSLAHARALLEEAFTRVGSARQSLGVVMTDNEPLVAALREAGARTRLETYELRGELPG, encoded by the coding sequence ATGACGGTGGATGTGGGGCCGTGTCCGTGGGTGCTGAGGCCCGGGCGCGCCGACGATTACCCGACGTACGTCAGGCTGTTCGCGGAGCTGGGGCTGGAGGACCCTCCGCCGCTGGCGTCCATGTGGGAGCAGGAGCTGGCGGCTCGCACCTTCCTCGTCGAGGGGCAGGGTGGGGTGGTGGGGTACACGTCCACGGAGGCCCTGGGCGTCATGGGGTACGTGGGCCAGCTCGTGGTGGCGCCCGCCGCGCGTCGTCAGGGGCTGGGGCGGTGGATGATGCTGAGGACGGCCGAGCGCTTCCGTGCGCAGGGCTGCCAGCGCTGGTCCCTCACGGTGGTGCGCGACAACACCCCGGCCCTGGAGCTGTATGGCTCGCTGGGGATGCGGCGCGCGCGGCAGGCCACGGACCTGGAGGTGACGCGGGCCCACGTGGCCACGCTGCCGGAGGCGCCTCGGGGCCTGAAGGTGTCGCCCGTGGAGTCGGCGGATTGGGCGCCGCTGACGGAGGCCTTCGGGATGATTCCGGGCAAGCTCGCGCGCTTCTCGTCACTGGCCTCGCACCAGCTCTGGAAGCTGACGCGGGGGACGGAGCTGCTGGGGCTGATGGACCTGCGCTCCGGCGGCGCGGTGCTCTATCCCTTCTTCGCGGTGTCCCTCGCGCATGCCCGCGCACTCCTGGAGGAAGCCTTCACCCGCGTGGGGTCCGCACGCCAGTCCCTGGGCGTGGTGATGACGGACAACGAGCCCCTCGTGGCCGCCCTGCGCGAGGCCGGCGCCCGCACGCGCCTGGAGACGTACGAGCTGCGCGGCGAACTCCCGGGCTGA
- a CDS encoding sigma-54-dependent transcriptional regulator yields the protein MTDANLPPSRGRILVVDDQRNMRATTALLLRAEHYTVFEAGTGEEALAHLSGGSMDLLLTDLKMEPMDGLTLLRRALEVAPRLQVIMMTAFGSIESAVEAMRLGAYDYVTKPFKESELRYRVERALERARLLRDVDNLATDFNERHGLSALVGRSAAMRDLTSRLMRVAQSDATVLIQGESGTGKELVARALHAHSRRKGRSFVPVNCAAISESLLESELFGHAKGAFTGAVKARRGLFEEADGGTLFIDEVTETSPTFQSKLLRALQEGEVRRVGESTALRVDVRTVAATNRDIEQEVREKRFRQDLYYRLNVVTLRVPPLRERLDDVPALAEHFLGRANARSPNPRRLSAAAVTHLMSYDFPGNVRELENLVEQAAALSESDELLPEDFPLRQARLTPVAGASPLGVLDGPAGLPPGTSAGPTLAQVVEDAERRAIAQSLERHGVDLARVADELGVSSTTLWRKMKRLNLRPPNEVGRE from the coding sequence ATGACCGACGCGAACCTCCCGCCGTCCCGCGGACGCATCCTCGTCGTGGACGACCAGCGCAACATGCGCGCGACCACCGCGCTGCTCCTGCGCGCCGAGCACTACACCGTCTTCGAGGCGGGCACCGGCGAGGAGGCCCTGGCGCACCTGTCCGGCGGCAGCATGGACCTGCTCCTGACGGACTTGAAGATGGAGCCCATGGACGGGCTGACGCTGCTGCGGCGCGCGCTGGAGGTGGCTCCGCGGCTGCAAGTCATCATGATGACGGCCTTCGGCTCCATCGAGAGCGCGGTGGAGGCCATGCGGCTGGGCGCGTACGACTACGTCACCAAGCCGTTCAAGGAGAGCGAGCTGCGCTACCGCGTGGAGCGCGCCCTGGAGCGCGCGCGCCTCTTGCGCGACGTGGACAACCTCGCCACGGACTTCAACGAGCGCCATGGCCTGTCCGCGCTGGTGGGCCGCAGCGCCGCCATGAGGGACCTCACCTCGCGGCTGATGCGCGTGGCGCAGAGCGACGCCACGGTGCTCATCCAGGGCGAGAGCGGCACGGGCAAGGAGCTGGTGGCGCGTGCGCTCCACGCGCACAGCCGTCGCAAGGGGCGCTCCTTCGTGCCCGTCAACTGCGCGGCCATCAGCGAGTCGCTGCTGGAGAGCGAGCTGTTCGGCCACGCGAAGGGCGCCTTCACCGGCGCGGTGAAGGCCCGCCGGGGCCTGTTCGAGGAGGCCGACGGCGGCACGCTCTTCATCGACGAGGTGACGGAGACGAGCCCCACCTTCCAGTCGAAGCTGCTCCGCGCGCTGCAGGAGGGCGAAGTGCGCCGCGTGGGCGAGTCCACCGCGCTGCGCGTGGACGTGCGCACCGTGGCGGCCACCAACCGCGACATCGAGCAGGAGGTGCGCGAGAAGCGCTTCCGCCAGGACCTCTACTACCGCCTCAACGTGGTGACGCTGCGCGTGCCGCCCCTGCGCGAGCGCCTGGATGACGTGCCCGCGCTCGCCGAGCACTTCCTGGGACGCGCCAACGCCCGCAGCCCCAATCCCCGGCGCCTGTCCGCCGCCGCGGTGACGCACCTGATGAGCTACGACTTCCCCGGCAACGTGCGCGAGCTGGAGAACCTGGTCGAACAGGCCGCCGCGCTCTCGGAGAGCGACGAGCTGTTGCCCGAGGACTTCCCGCTGCGCCAGGCCCGCCTGACGCCCGTCGCCGGCGCCAGCCCCCTGGGCGTGCTGGACGGCCCGGCCGGCCTGCCCCCCGGCACGAGCGCGGGGCCCACCCTGGCCCAGGTGGTCGAGGACGCCGAGCGCCGCGCCATCGCCCAGTCCCTGGAGCGCCACGGCGTGGACCTGGCCCGCGTCGCCGACGAGCTGGGCGTCTCCTCCACCACCCTGTGGCGCAAGATGAAGCGCCTCAACCTCCGGCCGCCCAACGAGGTGGGTCGGGAGTAG
- a CDS encoding complex I subunit 4 family protein, translating into MSFFDTHLLNLVVFLPLVFAALVLMLPAGESGQIRTVTFIGMVVDLVFGAWAYSRFEVGGPEFQMEYRVPWFQEFGLSYHLGVDGLAVSLILLTVFLGPLVVLASTTYISHRIKEFHLALLVLQTTMLGALVSLDVLLFYIFFEAMLIPMYLLVGVWGAEDRQMAAVKFFLYTLVGSLLMLVALIAVYFISSPAGARSFDYASIYNGLLDANRQLSACSAGPAGACDSLTGMAATLHTYGPWLFAAFALAFAIKVPMWPVHTWLPDAHVQAPVAGSMILAGVMLKMGTFGFWRYAIPLFPVAAQQARPFLATLAVIGIVYGALMCLAQRDIKKLIAYSSVSHLGYCMLGIFALTAEGATGSAYQMLNHGVSTGALFLLFGFLYERRHSRLMADFGGIAKVMPVFTTAFIIITFSSVAVPGTNGFIGEFLVLLGTFKSDLGAAAGNPHLTAVFGAFATTGVILGAAYMLWMVQKVFFGGLTHRENQHLRDMNVRESLTVLPFIILVGVMGLMPQPFLDRIEPSTERFLSRARVGTPGAGVQADQVRVEVMSLPANPTVAAPSAPAPLAARAVPSSRQ; encoded by the coding sequence ATGAGCTTCTTCGACACCCACCTGCTCAACCTCGTCGTCTTCCTGCCGCTCGTCTTCGCGGCGCTGGTGCTGATGCTGCCCGCCGGCGAGTCGGGGCAGATTCGCACCGTCACGTTCATCGGCATGGTGGTGGACCTGGTCTTCGGCGCGTGGGCGTACTCACGCTTCGAGGTGGGCGGCCCCGAGTTCCAGATGGAGTACCGGGTGCCCTGGTTCCAGGAGTTCGGGCTGAGCTACCACCTGGGCGTGGATGGCCTGGCGGTGAGCCTCATCCTCCTGACGGTGTTCCTGGGCCCCCTGGTGGTGCTGGCCTCCACCACGTACATCAGCCACCGCATCAAGGAGTTCCACCTGGCGCTGCTGGTGCTCCAGACGACGATGCTGGGCGCGCTGGTGTCGCTGGACGTGCTGCTCTTCTACATCTTCTTCGAGGCCATGCTCATCCCCATGTACCTGCTGGTGGGTGTGTGGGGCGCCGAGGACCGCCAGATGGCGGCGGTGAAGTTCTTCCTCTACACGCTGGTGGGCTCGCTGCTGATGCTGGTGGCGCTCATCGCGGTGTACTTCATCAGCTCGCCCGCGGGCGCGCGCTCGTTCGACTACGCGAGCATCTACAACGGCCTGTTGGACGCGAACCGGCAGCTGTCCGCGTGCTCGGCGGGACCCGCCGGCGCGTGTGACTCGCTGACGGGCATGGCCGCGACGCTGCACACCTACGGCCCCTGGCTGTTCGCGGCGTTCGCGCTGGCGTTCGCCATCAAGGTGCCGATGTGGCCGGTGCACACCTGGTTGCCGGACGCGCACGTGCAGGCGCCGGTGGCCGGCTCCATGATCCTGGCCGGCGTGATGCTGAAGATGGGCACCTTCGGCTTCTGGCGCTACGCGATTCCGCTCTTCCCGGTGGCCGCGCAGCAGGCCCGGCCGTTCCTGGCGACGCTGGCCGTCATCGGCATCGTCTACGGGGCGCTGATGTGCCTGGCGCAGCGGGACATCAAGAAGCTCATCGCGTACTCGTCCGTCAGCCACCTGGGCTACTGCATGCTGGGCATCTTCGCGCTGACGGCGGAGGGCGCCACGGGCAGCGCGTACCAGATGCTCAACCACGGCGTGTCCACGGGCGCGCTGTTCCTCCTGTTCGGCTTCCTCTACGAGCGGCGCCACAGCCGCCTGATGGCGGACTTCGGCGGCATCGCCAAGGTGATGCCGGTGTTCACCACGGCCTTCATCATCATCACCTTCTCCTCGGTGGCGGTGCCCGGCACCAACGGCTTCATCGGTGAGTTCCTGGTGCTCTTGGGCACGTTCAAGAGCGACCTGGGCGCCGCGGCCGGCAACCCGCACCTGACGGCGGTGTTCGGCGCGTTCGCGACCACGGGCGTCATCCTGGGCGCGGCCTACATGCTGTGGATGGTGCAGAAGGTGTTCTTCGGCGGCCTGACGCACCGGGAGAACCAGCACCTGCGCGACATGAACGTGCGCGAGAGCCTGACGGTGCTGCCCTTCATCATCCTCGTCGGGGTGATGGGCCTGATGCCCCAGCCCTTCCTGGACCGCATCGAGCCGTCCACCGAGCGCTTCCTGTCCCGCGCCCGCGTGGGCACGCCCGGAGCGGGTGTGCAGGCCGACCAGGTGCGCGTGGAGGTGATGTCCCTGCCGGCCAACCCCACCGTGGCAGCCCCGAGCGCCCCCGCCCCGCTCGCCGCCCGGGCCGTCCCCTCGTCCCGGCAGTAA
- a CDS encoding NADH-quinone oxidoreductase subunit N, which yields MPLPNLTLADFLPLLPAIILVVGACILLLSEVFLSSTASRSYQAVLSVVSAVAAGAVAVSNMFEPAHEAFLGFGVLDPFSSFLTFVVCVGLGLASLSSVSFLRKRGAERGEFYALMLFAAAGMSLLALSNELITLFVNLEVLSIATYALTSYLRRGTRPSEAGFKYFILGAFSSAVLLYGAALLYGATGTTKLTAMAGPLSTALATQPALVYAGLILLGSGFAFKVAAVPFHMWTPDVYEGAPTPVTALMSAGVKAAAFAALVRVFLTVGKGIDPQMPLVLFSTLAFLTMVVGNLLAIPQRNVKRMLAYSSIAHAGYLLVGVAALFVTAPGEQFRLLGPSELTGGSPLELARSQALRGILFYLLAYTFSAVGAFTLVSVLERREDEEKGTAWDLERFSGLAQRRPGWAVAMAAFMLSLGGIPPTIGFMSKLLVFQSAVDAGLIGLAIIGVLSSAAGVYYYLRVVVYMFMRPVPEGATALERSWSTELALVLSTAAVVVLGILPGPVTAWLVQASSLFGQ from the coding sequence TTGCCCCTGCCCAATCTGACCCTGGCAGACTTCCTCCCGCTGCTGCCCGCCATCATCCTGGTGGTGGGAGCGTGCATCCTGCTGCTGTCGGAGGTGTTCCTCAGCAGCACCGCGTCGCGGTCCTACCAGGCCGTGCTCTCCGTGGTGTCGGCGGTGGCGGCCGGCGCCGTGGCCGTGTCCAACATGTTCGAGCCGGCGCACGAGGCGTTCCTCGGCTTCGGCGTGTTGGACCCCTTCTCCAGCTTCCTCACCTTCGTGGTGTGCGTGGGCCTGGGGCTGGCGTCGCTCAGCTCCGTGAGCTTCCTGCGCAAGCGCGGCGCGGAGCGCGGTGAGTTCTACGCGCTGATGCTGTTCGCCGCGGCGGGCATGAGCCTCCTGGCCCTGTCCAACGAGCTCATCACGCTGTTCGTCAACCTGGAGGTCCTCTCCATCGCCACGTACGCGCTGACGTCGTACCTGCGGCGCGGCACGCGGCCCTCCGAGGCGGGCTTCAAGTACTTCATCCTGGGCGCGTTCTCGTCCGCGGTGCTGCTGTACGGCGCGGCGCTGCTGTACGGCGCCACCGGCACCACCAAGCTGACGGCCATGGCCGGGCCGCTGTCGACGGCGCTCGCCACCCAGCCGGCGCTGGTCTACGCGGGCCTCATCCTCCTGGGCTCCGGCTTCGCATTCAAGGTGGCCGCGGTGCCGTTCCACATGTGGACGCCGGACGTCTACGAGGGCGCCCCCACCCCCGTCACCGCGCTGATGAGCGCGGGCGTGAAGGCGGCCGCCTTCGCGGCGCTGGTGCGCGTGTTCCTGACGGTGGGCAAGGGCATCGACCCGCAGATGCCGCTGGTGCTGTTCTCCACCCTGGCGTTCCTCACCATGGTGGTGGGCAACCTGCTGGCGATTCCGCAGCGCAACGTGAAGCGCATGCTGGCGTACTCGTCCATCGCGCACGCCGGCTACCTCCTGGTGGGCGTGGCGGCGCTGTTCGTGACGGCGCCGGGCGAGCAGTTCCGCCTGCTCGGTCCTTCGGAGCTGACGGGTGGCTCGCCGCTGGAGCTGGCGCGCTCGCAGGCGCTGCGCGGCATCCTCTTCTACCTCTTGGCCTACACGTTCAGCGCGGTGGGCGCCTTCACCCTGGTGTCCGTGCTCGAGCGTCGCGAGGACGAGGAGAAGGGCACCGCGTGGGATTTGGAGCGCTTCAGTGGCCTCGCGCAGCGGCGCCCGGGTTGGGCCGTGGCCATGGCCGCGTTCATGCTGTCGCTGGGCGGGATTCCTCCCACCATCGGCTTCATGAGCAAGCTGCTCGTGTTCCAGAGCGCGGTGGACGCGGGCCTCATCGGCCTGGCCATCATCGGCGTGCTCTCCAGCGCGGCGGGCGTCTATTACTACCTGCGCGTGGTGGTCTACATGTTCATGCGCCCGGTGCCCGAGGGCGCCACGGCGCTGGAGCGCAGCTGGTCCACCGAGCTGGCCCTGGTGCTCTCCACCGCCGCCGTGGTGGTGCTGGGCATCCTCCCCGGCCCCGTCACCGCGTGGCTGGTGCAGGCCAGCAGCCTCTTCGGTCAGTAG
- the nuoE gene encoding complex I 24 kDa subunit family protein yields the protein MAEPLFTPEEQKKFDAGIAEIISHYPSDRKSAGMLPALRLLQEIKGWLPPEGLRLVAKHLEVTPERAYEVASFYVMYHLKKPGKYVVDVCTNLSCSLWGAEKMLAYLEEKLGLKAGEANEKFTLRETECLASCGTAPCLQINEDHHESLTRAKLDAILAKLS from the coding sequence ATGGCGGAGCCCCTGTTCACTCCTGAAGAGCAGAAGAAGTTCGACGCGGGTATCGCGGAGATCATCTCCCACTACCCCTCTGATCGCAAAAGCGCGGGCATGCTCCCGGCGCTGCGCCTGCTCCAGGAGATCAAGGGCTGGCTGCCGCCCGAGGGCCTGCGGTTGGTCGCCAAGCACCTGGAGGTCACGCCGGAGCGCGCCTACGAGGTCGCCAGCTTCTACGTGATGTACCACCTGAAGAAGCCGGGCAAGTACGTCGTGGACGTCTGCACGAACCTGTCCTGCTCGCTCTGGGGCGCGGAGAAGATGCTCGCCTACCTGGAGGAGAAGCTCGGCCTCAAGGCAGGTGAAGCCAACGAGAAGTTCACCTTGCGCGAGACCGAGTGCCTGGCCTCCTGCGGCACGGCGCCGTGCCTGCAGATCAACGAGGATCACCACGAGAGCCTCACCCGCGCGAAGCTGGACGCCATCCTGGCCAAGCTGAGCTGA
- a CDS encoding NADH-quinone oxidoreductase subunit J family protein — protein MNIELILFGAFALLTLLSAGMVIFARSPINSAMALVSTFFFLAGLYVLLWAHTVAVLQVLVYAGAIMVLFLFVIMLLNLSESPSRGKPTLARIVGGAATVGLLAVLGIAISKLPAVAPPSMGVEAQATFGTMATLGQVIFTQWLLPFEAVSLLLLVAIVGAVVVAKSRI, from the coding sequence TTGAACATCGAGCTCATCCTCTTCGGGGCGTTCGCGCTCCTGACGCTGCTGTCGGCCGGGATGGTCATCTTCGCGCGGAGTCCCATCAACTCCGCCATGGCCCTGGTCTCCACGTTCTTCTTCCTGGCCGGGCTGTACGTCCTGCTCTGGGCGCACACGGTGGCGGTGCTCCAGGTGCTCGTCTACGCGGGCGCCATCATGGTGCTCTTCCTGTTCGTCATCATGCTGCTGAACCTGAGCGAGTCGCCCTCGCGCGGGAAGCCGACGCTGGCCCGGATCGTGGGCGGCGCGGCGACGGTGGGCCTGCTGGCGGTGCTGGGCATCGCCATCAGCAAGCTGCCCGCGGTGGCGCCCCCGTCCATGGGCGTGGAGGCGCAGGCGACCTTCGGCACCATGGCGACGCTGGGTCAGGTCATCTTCACCCAGTGGCTGCTTCCCTTCGAGGCAGTGAGCCTGCTGCTGCTGGTGGCCATCGTGGGCGCGGTCGTCGTGGCCAAGTCGCGAATCTGA
- the nuoF gene encoding NADH-quinone oxidoreductase subunit NuoF, translating into MASTAKGIDPIISAAWGKPQSWTLDSYKKRGGYEGLKKALEMQPAAIIDEVKKSNLRGRGGAGFPTGLKWSFVPKDSPKPKYLAVNGDESEPGTFKDRYILEDDPHMMLEGIAIASYALGVHTCYVYLRGEFKFPAERCQAAIDEAYKAGIFGKKVMGKDFELNCYLVRGAGAYICGEETALLESLEGKKGWPRLKPPFPAVVGLFGSPTVVNNVETLASVPHVFTGGSDWYAKLGTDKSGGTRLVCLSGTVNRPGVYEVSMFTTLAELIYDDKYGRGMPAGRKVKAVIPGGSSAPVLGADELDVAMEFEALKVKQTMAGSGGVIVMDDSTCMVRSLWRVARFYAEESCGQCTPCREGTPWQTRLLRKIEEGRGEPGDVEMLSNVASSIAPYPPIGLGNTICALGDAAALPTHSFLMRFKDEFEAHIREKRCPLGDKPWGAFGDWS; encoded by the coding sequence ATGGCCTCTACGGCAAAGGGCATCGACCCGATCATCTCCGCGGCCTGGGGCAAGCCCCAGTCCTGGACGTTGGACAGCTACAAGAAGCGCGGTGGCTACGAGGGTCTGAAGAAGGCGCTGGAGATGCAGCCGGCCGCCATCATCGACGAGGTGAAGAAGTCCAACCTCCGCGGCCGCGGCGGCGCCGGCTTCCCCACGGGCCTGAAGTGGAGCTTCGTCCCCAAGGACAGCCCCAAGCCCAAGTACCTCGCGGTCAACGGCGACGAGTCCGAGCCGGGCACCTTCAAGGACCGCTACATCCTCGAGGACGACCCGCACATGATGCTGGAGGGCATCGCCATCGCGTCGTACGCGCTGGGCGTGCACACCTGCTACGTGTACCTGCGCGGCGAGTTCAAGTTCCCCGCGGAGCGCTGCCAGGCCGCCATCGACGAGGCGTACAAGGCGGGCATCTTCGGCAAGAAGGTGATGGGCAAGGACTTCGAGCTCAACTGCTACCTGGTCCGCGGCGCCGGCGCGTACATCTGCGGCGAGGAGACGGCCCTGCTGGAGAGCCTGGAGGGCAAGAAGGGCTGGCCGCGCCTGAAGCCCCCCTTCCCCGCCGTCGTCGGCCTGTTCGGCAGCCCCACGGTGGTGAACAACGTGGAGACGCTCGCCAGCGTGCCCCACGTCTTCACGGGCGGCTCGGACTGGTACGCGAAGCTGGGCACGGACAAGTCGGGCGGCACGCGCCTGGTCTGCCTGTCCGGCACGGTGAACCGCCCGGGCGTCTACGAAGTGTCGATGTTCACCACCCTCGCGGAGCTCATCTACGACGACAAGTACGGCCGGGGCATGCCGGCGGGTCGCAAGGTGAAGGCCGTGATTCCGGGCGGGTCCTCGGCGCCGGTGCTGGGCGCGGACGAGCTGGACGTGGCCATGGAGTTCGAGGCCCTCAAGGTCAAGCAGACCATGGCGGGCTCTGGCGGCGTCATCGTCATGGACGACTCCACCTGCATGGTGCGCAGCCTGTGGCGCGTGGCGCGCTTCTACGCGGAGGAGTCCTGCGGCCAGTGCACGCCGTGCCGCGAGGGCACGCCGTGGCAGACGCGGCTGTTGCGCAAGATTGAAGAGGGCCGGGGTGAGCCGGGCGACGTGGAGATGCTCTCCAACGTGGCGTCCTCCATCGCCCCCTACCCGCCCATCGGCCTGGGCAACACCATCTGCGCGCTGGGTGACGCGGCGGCGCTGCCCACGCACTCGTTCCTGATGCGGTTCAAGGACGAGTTCGAGGCCCACATCCGCGAGAAGCGCTGCCCGCTGGGTGACAAGCCCTGGGGTGCGTTCGGAGACTGGTCTTGA
- the nuoL gene encoding NADH-quinone oxidoreductase subunit L — MNSLSEFLQVAPVAPEVMAPSLWLIIALPLLGAFICGVFGKMLGRANVHLVACSAVAGAFVLSVLAFWATSSMDLESRRLLSFIVNPFGNERDYVRYAIAHDYGTWFSVGDFRVNFGLMVDHLSGILLLVITGVGFLIHLYSTSYMEHDEAYWRFFAYLNLFVAAMLTLVLADNLVLLFVGWEGVGMASYLLIGFWYTDPAKAWAGRKAFVTNRIGDFAFLIATFLMVLMVGAFNRQADERDYTAAGSTSQRYASALEDKGPVTFLGLQKFAEAMPEGGAGKVDLSTTIAAGPLEGYTFGGVMTVALLLFLLGAAGKSAQLPLYVWLPDAMAGPTPVSALIHAATMVTAGVYLFSRMSALLVLSPTAMATVAIIGALTSLLAALIAFAQDDIKKVLAYSTVSQLGIMFMGVGMGIFWAAVLHLVTHAFFKACLFLGAGSVMHGNGDETDIKKLGGLRHEMKWTWGTFFVATLAITGIIPLSGFFSKDAIFHGVHHNHLAGLHWVSSAVYYLGLLIAACTAFYMTRVYLLTFEGPRSKEAKVAHAHESAWQMTLPLVVLAVLSVVASVYAWPLLKAPGDGRPQPVFENFLSPVFAAMNRVVATGKTVQLDTSVPSLADYGFAWLVAVSGGALAAFLYLRYFPSRAGQPAPAYARAVRRAAQNKFYVDELYELAIIRPIKFMSFILFRVVDALLIDTVAVRGTAWVTARVGSALRYVQSGDAQAYAAVMALALLGGVAYALIQVLQ; from the coding sequence ATGAACTCCCTCTCGGAATTCCTCCAGGTCGCGCCGGTCGCGCCAGAAGTGATGGCGCCCTCGCTCTGGCTCATCATCGCGCTGCCCCTGTTGGGCGCGTTCATCTGCGGCGTGTTCGGCAAGATGTTGGGCCGCGCCAACGTGCACCTGGTCGCGTGCTCCGCGGTCGCGGGCGCCTTCGTGCTGAGCGTGCTGGCCTTCTGGGCCACCAGCTCCATGGACCTGGAGAGCCGCCGGCTCCTGTCCTTCATCGTGAACCCGTTCGGCAACGAGCGGGACTACGTGCGCTACGCGATTGCCCACGACTACGGCACCTGGTTCTCGGTGGGCGACTTCCGGGTGAACTTCGGGCTGATGGTGGACCACCTGTCCGGCATCCTCCTGCTGGTCATCACCGGCGTGGGCTTCCTCATCCACCTGTACTCCACCAGCTACATGGAGCACGACGAGGCCTACTGGCGCTTCTTCGCGTACCTGAACCTCTTCGTCGCGGCGATGCTGACGCTGGTGCTGGCCGACAACCTGGTCCTGCTCTTCGTGGGCTGGGAGGGCGTGGGCATGGCCAGCTACCTGCTCATCGGCTTCTGGTACACGGACCCCGCCAAGGCGTGGGCCGGCCGCAAGGCGTTCGTCACCAACCGCATCGGTGACTTCGCGTTCCTCATCGCCACGTTCCTGATGGTGCTGATGGTCGGCGCCTTCAACCGCCAGGCCGACGAGCGCGACTACACGGCCGCGGGCAGCACCAGCCAGCGCTACGCCTCCGCGCTCGAGGACAAGGGCCCCGTCACCTTCCTGGGCCTGCAGAAGTTCGCCGAGGCGATGCCCGAGGGCGGCGCCGGCAAGGTGGACCTGTCCACGACCATCGCCGCGGGCCCCCTGGAGGGCTACACGTTCGGCGGCGTGATGACGGTGGCGCTGCTGCTGTTCCTCCTGGGCGCCGCGGGCAAGAGCGCGCAGCTGCCGCTCTACGTCTGGCTGCCGGACGCCATGGCCGGCCCGACGCCGGTCTCCGCGCTCATCCACGCCGCGACGATGGTGACCGCGGGCGTGTACCTGTTCAGCCGCATGTCCGCGCTGCTGGTGCTCAGCCCCACGGCGATGGCCACGGTGGCCATCATCGGCGCGCTGACGTCGCTCTTGGCGGCGCTCATCGCCTTCGCGCAGGACGACATCAAGAAGGTGCTCGCCTACTCCACGGTGTCCCAGCTGGGCATCATGTTCATGGGCGTGGGCATGGGCATCTTCTGGGCGGCCGTGCTGCACCTGGTGACGCACGCGTTCTTCAAGGCGTGTCTGTTCCTCGGCGCCGGCAGCGTGATGCACGGCAACGGGGACGAGACGGACATCAAGAAGCTGGGCGGCCTGCGCCACGAGATGAAGTGGACGTGGGGCACCTTCTTCGTCGCCACGCTGGCGATTACGGGCATCATCCCGCTGTCCGGCTTCTTCTCGAAGGACGCCATCTTCCACGGCGTGCACCACAACCACCTGGCGGGCCTGCACTGGGTGTCCAGCGCGGTCTACTACCTGGGCCTGCTCATCGCCGCGTGCACCGCGTTCTACATGACGCGCGTGTACCTGCTGACCTTCGAGGGGCCCCGCTCCAAGGAGGCCAAGGTGGCGCACGCGCACGAGAGCGCGTGGCAGATGACGCTGCCGCTGGTGGTGCTGGCGGTGCTCAGCGTGGTGGCCTCCGTGTACGCGTGGCCGCTGCTCAAGGCGCCCGGTGACGGCCGCCCGCAGCCGGTGTTCGAGAACTTCCTGAGCCCGGTGTTCGCGGCGATGAACCGCGTGGTCGCCACGGGCAAGACGGTGCAGCTCGACACGAGCGTCCCCTCGCTGGCCGACTACGGCTTCGCGTGGCTGGTGGCGGTGTCCGGTGGCGCCCTGGCGGCGTTCCTGTACCTGCGCTACTTCCCGTCGCGCGCCGGTCAGCCCGCGCCGGCCTACGCCCGGGCGGTGCGCCGCGCGGCGCAGAACAAGTTCTACGTGGACGAGCTGTACGAGCTGGCCATCATCCGGCCCATCAAGTTCATGAGCTTCATCCTCTTCCGCGTGGTGGACGCGCTCCTCATCGACACCGTGGCGGTGCGCGGCACGGCGTGGGTGACGGCGCGAGTGGGCAGCGCGCTGCGCTACGTCCAGTCGGGCGACGCCCAGGCCTATGCCGCAGTGATGGCCCTCGCGCTGCTCGGCGGCGTGGCCTACGCCCTCATCCAGGTGCTGCAATGA
- the nuoK gene encoding NADH-quinone oxidoreductase subunit NuoK — MVPISYYLLLAAALFCMGMFGVLVRRNALVVFMCVELMLNAANLTFLAFARMHGDSIGHVSAFFVIAVAAAEAAIGLAIVIAVFRSRGSILVEDIRTMKH; from the coding sequence ATGGTCCCCATCTCCTACTACCTCCTGCTTGCCGCCGCCCTGTTCTGCATGGGCATGTTCGGCGTGCTGGTGCGCCGCAACGCACTGGTCGTCTTCATGTGCGTGGAGCTGATGCTCAACGCGGCGAACCTGACGTTCCTGGCCTTCGCCCGCATGCACGGCGACAGCATCGGGCACGTCTCCGCCTTCTTCGTCATCGCGGTGGCCGCGGCGGAAGCGGCCATCGGACTGGCCATCGTCATCGCCGTCTTCCGGAGCCGAGGCAGCATCCTGGTGGAAGACATCCGGACCATGAAGCACTGA